CGGTTAAACTTCTCGTGTTCTCCTGCACTTTTTTTCTCCTCTTCCATCTTTTCTAAATCCTTTTCCAGATCAGAAATTTCACCTATCTCCTCAATCCCTTGTAATTCATGGGGATTTTCATAGGACGGAACTAACTTATCTATAATAGCTATTAAAAATACTCCTCCAAAGAAAGAAACTACAGTAACCCAGGTTCCCTTTACTATCCCTAGATCTGCGACTAAAAATATCTTTGCCTTGACGAAGATCTCTACAAAGGATACATAGATCATTACTCCGGCGGAAAACCCAAGAGCTAAAGATAGAAATCTTTTATTTGTCTGTTTTGTAAAAAAAGCCAGAGCGCTTCCTATCCCTGTGGCTAATCCTGCAAACAGGGTGAGACCGAAAGCTATGTAAAAATTCTCATGCATAAAAAATCCCCTCCTAATAAGTATCATCATTAGAATAATACCAATCAGGAGGGGAAAATCCTCTTATATTTATTTATCCTTCGAATCCTTCATAGATCTCGTCATCAAAGGAAAAGTCTTCCAAGATCTCCTCTATATTTTCCCTGCAGTTTTCTAATTTCCACTTAGCCGGCAGGGGAATTGAATCTAAAAATTTAAAATTCTCATCCTCTAAAATAGGTAAAAATGCAGCAATAAGGGGTCTGTCAAACTCGCTGACATAGGTATGGGAACCAAATTGGCCGCTGTTTTTCATCTTGTTGATCTCTCTGGCATACTTAGTATGGTTAGAACAGTCGTGGATAAGCATATCCCAACCTTCATTTACAGCAGTTTCCATAAATTTAAGGGTAACCTTCCTGGACCAAAGGGGAGACAGGTATCCGTTTCTATATGTATAGAAGTTTTCACCCATATAGTTATTCAGATTATCCGTTCCCAGATGCAGTTCGGCACAGTTCATATAGTCCAGCCCTATTGAAAGAATTGCCTCTTTTTTAGCCATAAATTCATCGTAAAATGAAGGTGTCATAGGAGTTTCTATTCCTACCCATTTAAAATATTTACGGGCAATTCTCATAGCTTCGATAACCTGGTCACTGACATTAGTGGCATTCAGGTTAAACCTGAGTTCATCCAGTCCGGCTTCGGCTAATTTTTTTAAATTATCCTCTGTACACAGGACACCATTGGTATACATATGCTGATGAACACCTGCATCTGAGAATTTTTTTACTACATCGTAGTATTTTTCTATCTCCATAAACGGCTCTAAATATACATAGGCTATTCCAGATGGTTTCTTCTGGATAGACAGCAGCAGGTCGATATCTTCAGTCTCATACAGTTCATCTCCTATATCCCACATATCCTGAGGGATGGGATCTACTGAATCCAATGAATCATGGTAGTAACAGAACTCACAGGTAAGGTTACAGGTATGAGTCTTTCTGATCCCCCCAAGTCCGTCACCAAACAGGCAAGATATACATCCAGGAGGAAATTTTTCCTTCATTCCCACATAGTATGTACGCCCTCTCATATCCTTCAATCCATCTATCTTACTCTGGATCTTCGCTATTTCATTCATATATGATCTCTCTATCTGTCTTTGAGTAGATCTGATTATATCTTCATACTCCTCAAAAACTTCCTTTGCATCTACAGGAATATCTGCCAGATATTCAAACCATTCCAATGCTTCACATTTACTTATTTTCATCTTTACCTCCAAATTAACCTAACTCTTCCTGACTCTGGGCTCTCTTCATACTCCTCCCTCTTACGGTTTCTCTAGTCTTAGAGAAACCAACGCATGTCCAAGTCATTACGAGAGTTTCCTAATATTAATGACCTAGTGAAAACACTAACAGGAAAGGTGTTATGAGAAAATACCAACAGG
This is a stretch of genomic DNA from Psychrilyobacter piezotolerans. It encodes these proteins:
- a CDS encoding radical SAM protein, whose amino-acid sequence is MKISKCEALEWFEYLADIPVDAKEVFEEYEDIIRSTQRQIERSYMNEIAKIQSKIDGLKDMRGRTYYVGMKEKFPPGCISCLFGDGLGGIRKTHTCNLTCEFCYYHDSLDSVDPIPQDMWDIGDELYETEDIDLLLSIQKKPSGIAYVYLEPFMEIEKYYDVVKKFSDAGVHQHMYTNGVLCTEDNLKKLAEAGLDELRFNLNATNVSDQVIEAMRIARKYFKWVGIETPMTPSFYDEFMAKKEAILSIGLDYMNCAELHLGTDNLNNYMGENFYTYRNGYLSPLWSRKVTLKFMETAVNEGWDMLIHDCSNHTKYAREINKMKNSGQFGSHTYVSEFDRPLIAAFLPILEDENFKFLDSIPLPAKWKLENCRENIEEILEDFSFDDEIYEGFEG